The genomic DNA GGTTATATGATCCTCAGCACGAAAAAGATGCGTGCGGGGTCGGGTTTGTCGTCGATATCAAGGGCCAGCGCTCGCACCAGATCGTGCAGCAGGGCCTGCAGGTATTGGAGAGTCTGACTCATCGAGGGGCGCAAGGCTGCGATCCCTGCACCGGCGACGGCGCAGGCATTCTCCTTCAAGTGCCGCATGAGTTTTTTAAGCGCGCGGCAAAAGACTGCGGGATCAAGCTGCCCGGCGCGGGCGAGTACGGCGTGGGTATGGTGTTCCTGCCGCCCGATGCCGATGCCCGTGTGCAGTGCGAGACGGTGTTTAACCGCGTCATCAAAGACGCCAACGCCAAGTTGCTCGGCTGGCGCGATGTGCCGGTCAAGAGCGACGCAATCGGTGAGCTGGCTCGCACGACCGAACCATTCATGCGGCAGGTGTTCATCGCCCGGGGAATTTTCACGGACGACGAATTCGAGCGCCGTTTGTATGTGATCCGGAAGTGCGCAGAGCGGGCGGTGCGGGAATCCGCCATCGAAGGGCGTGAGTACTTCTATATCCCGAGCCTGTCCAGCAGCACCATCGTGTATAAGGGGCTGTTACTTCCGCATCAGATTCCCCAGTACTATCAAGACCTGACCGACAGCAGCGTGACGAGCGGCCTGGCCCTCGTGCACTCGCGATTCAGCACGAATACCTTCCCGACCTGGCCGCTGGCCCATCCCTATCGCTACATTTGCCACAACGGCGAAATCAACACGTTGAAGGGCAATGTGAATTGGATGCGCGCACGGCAAGGGCGGCTGAACACCGAACTGTTCGGCGAGGACATGCAGAAACTGTTTCCCATCGTGTACGAGAACCAGAGCGATTCGGCCTGTTTGGACAACGCGCTCGAATTTCTGGTGCTCGGCGGGCGGTCGTTGCCGCACGCGATGATGATGTTGATTCCCGAACCCTGGGTCGCCAATCCGCAGATGGACCTGGATCGCCGTGGATTCTACGAGTACCACGCGGCCATGCAGGAACCCTGGGACGGACCGGCGGCCGTTTGCTTTACCGACGGCAAGCTGATCGGCGCCACGCTGGATCGGAACGGACTCCGTCCGTGCCGCTATCAGGTGACCACCGACGGTCTGGTGGTGCTGGCGTCCGAAGCGGGCGTGCTTCCGATGGACCCGCAGCGGATTCGTCAGAAGGGCCGTTTGATGCCAGGACGGATGTTCCTCGTGGACACCGTGCAAGGCCGCATCATCGACGACGAAGAAGTCAAAGCCGATATCGTGCGTCGCAAGCCCTATCGTTCCTGGGTGGCTCAATATCGGATTTCGCTCGATGAGTTGCCGGATCCGATCAACGTGCCGCAGCCTGATCATCCCACGATCCGGCAGCGCCAGCAGGCGTTCGGCTACACCGTCGAAGAACTGAAGATGGTCATCACGCCTATGGTGGTGGAAGGGCAGGAAGCGATCTCGTCGATGGGCACGGACACGCCGCTGGCGGTGTTGTCGGATCGGCCGCAATTGCTGTTCAAATACTTCAAGCAACTGTTTGCGCAGGTCACGAATCCGCCGATCGATCCGATCCGCGAAGAACTCGTGATGTCGCTCACGACCAGCATCGGGCCCAAGCCCAATCTGATGGATGAAAATCCGGAGTCCTGCCGGCGTATCCGGGTGAAGCAGCCGATCCTGACGAACGCCGATCTGCAGAAGATCCGCGAGATTAACGACCCCAATTTCAAGAGCAAGACGCTGAAGATGTTGTTCCGCGTCGCCGAAGGCCCGGAAGGGTTGGGCGCGGCGGTGGACGATCTCTGCCGCCAGGCCTCGCAGGCGATTCGTGAAGGATACAAGTTCCTCATCCTCAGCGACCGCGGGGTCAATGCGGACTACGCCCCGATTCCGAGTCTGCTCGGCGTCGCGGCGGTGCACCATCACCTGGTGCGGGAATGCACGAGAACCGAAGTCGGCCTGACGGTGGAAACCGGCGAGCCGCGCGATGTCCATCACTTCGCTTGTCTGATCGGTTTCGGAGCCGGGACGGTGAATCCCTACCTGGTGTTCGAGTCGCTGGTGGACTTGGAGCGTGACGGCTATTTCCCCGAAGGGCTCGACGCACCGACCGCGGAAGGCAAGTTCATCAAAGCCATTAACAAAGGCTTGCTCAAGATTTTCTCGAAGATGGGCATCTCCACGGTCCAATCCTATTGCGGCGCGCAGATTTTCGAAGCGATCGGACTCAATCACGAATTGATCGACCGCTATTTCACCGGCACGCCGTCGCGGATCGAAGGCATCAGCATCCGCGAAATCGGTGAAGAGACATTGCGCCGTCACCGCGTGGCCTACGAGCCGGCCCCGATCCGGCAGTTGGATTTCGGCGGCGAGATTCACTATCGCATCCAGGGCGAGCACCATAACTGGAATCCGGACACCATCTATAAGTTGCAGCATGCGACGAAGAATAACGACCCCAAGACCTTTGCCGAGTTCTCCCAATTGGTGAACGACGAAAGCAGGCGCCGGTCGAATCTGCGCGGTCTGCTGGAGTTCAAGTTCCAGCCTGAGGCGATTCCCCTCGACGAGGTGGAGCCGGCGAAGGACATCGTGAAGCGCTTCACGACCGGCGCGATGTCGTTCGGGTCGATCAGCAAAGAGGCCCACGAGACGCTGGCGATCGCGATGAACCGGCTGGGCGCGAAGAGCAACACCGGCGAAGGCGGCGAAGATCCCGAGCGGTTTGCGCCGCTGCCGAACGGCGATTCCAGAAACAGCTATATCAAACAGGTGGCGTCGGCACGGTTCGGAGTCACGAGCCACTACCTCGTGAATGCCAAGGAACTCCAGATCAAGATGGCCCAGGGGGCCAAGCCGGGTGAAGGCGGACAGCTTCCCGGTCATAAGGTGGATGAGAACATTGCGCGACTGCGGTATTCGACACCGGGCGTGCAGCTGATTTCCCCGCCGCCGCACCATGACATTTATTCGATCGAAGACCTGGCGCAGCTGATCTTTGACTTGAAGAATGCGAACTCCGATGCGGCCGTCTCGGTCAAGCTGGTCTCTGAAGTCGGAGTGGGCACGGTGGCCGCCGGTGTGGCGAAGGCCCATGCGGACAAGGTCCTGATCAGCGGCGACTCCGGCGGAACCGGGGCTTCTCCGCTCTCGTCCATCAAGTATGCCGGTGTGCCCTGGGAACTGGGATTGGCGGAAACGCATCAGACGCTCGTCCTCAACGACCTGCGCGGCCGGATCCGGGTCGAAACCGACGGCCAGATGAAGACCGGACGCGACGTGGCCATTGCCGCCCTCTTGGGCGCGGAAGAGTATGGATTTGCGACGGCCCCGCTCATCATCGAAGGCTGCATCATGATGCGGAAGTGCCACCTCAATACCTGCCCAGTCGGCATTGCCACGCAGGACCCGGTGTTGCGCAAAAAGTTCACCGGCCAGCCGGAACATGTCGTCAATTTCTTCTTCTTCATCGCGGAAGAGTTGCGGCAGATCATGGCGAAGCTGGGATTCCGGACCATCAACGAGATGGTCGGCCGCGTGGACAAACTGAAGATTCACAAGGCCGTCGAACATTGGAAGGCCAAGGGGCTGGATTTGACGCCGCTGCTCAAGATGCCGGAAGTCGGTCCTGAGGTTTCCCGCTACTGCGTGCAGAAGCAGGATCACGGGATTGCGGACATTTTGGATCGGAAGCTCATTGAGCAATGCCGACCGGCGATCGATCGCGGCGAAAAGGTCACGCTCGAACTGCCGATCCGGAATTTGAATCGCACCGTCGGGACGATGCTCTCCAGCCAGATCGCAAAGAAATACGGCTTGGAAGGGTTGCCCGCCGATACGATTACGATCAAGTTCAACGGGTCAGCCGGACAATCGTTCGGAGCCTTTCTCTCGCGCGGCATCACGCTGGTGCTGGAAGGTGAGTCGAACGATTACATCGGCAAGGGCCTCTCGGGCGGCAAGATCATCGTCTTCCCGCCGAAGAACGCGATTTACACGCCGGAAGAAACCATCCTGGTCGGCAATACCTCCCTGTACGGTGGAACGCAGGGCGAAGCCTATTTCTACGGCATGGCCGGGGAACGGTTCGCGGTGCGGAACAGTGGCGTGAGGGCTGTCGTCGAAGGGACCGGCGACCATGGCTGCGAATACATGACCGGCGGCGCGGTGGCGGTATTGGGCCGCACGGGCAGGAATTTCGCCGCGGGTATGTCCGGCGGCGTGGCGTTTGTGCTGAACGAACTGGATAAATTCCAGTCGCGCTGCAACCTGGGCATGGTGGAGTTGGAGCAGGTCACGAGCGACGACGATAAAAAGTTGTTGCACGACATGATCACCTCCCACTTCATGTATACCGGCAGTCGGAATGCCAAGCGTATCCTGGATGGCTGGGAAGTGATCCTGCCGAAGTTCGTGAAGGTGATGCCGATTGACTACAAGCGTGTGCTGGCCGAACGGAAAGCGGCGGCGGCTAAAGTAGCCAAGTAACCGTGAAACGTGATGCGGTGTTCGTGAAGCGCGTGCGTGATTGAAAAGTCTTGAACGAGATACGAACGACGAAAGACGATTAAGCGATGGGTGATCCAAAAGGCTTTCTAAAATACGCGCGTGAGGGACCGAAGCGGAAACCGGTCGAGTTGCGTGTGCTCGATTGGAAGGAAATGTACGAGCCGATCGCTGAGGACAAGCTTAAGGTCCAGGGCGCCCGTTGCATGGATTGCGGTGTGCCCTTTTGTCAGGGCAATACCGGTTGTCCGGTCGTGAACCTGATCCCGGAGTGGAACGATCTCGTCTACCGCGGGCGCTGGAAAGATGCGCTCAAAGCCCTGCACACCACGAATAATTTTCCCGAGTTCACCGGTCGGCTCTGCCCCGCGCCCTGCGAAGGGGCCTGCGTATTGGGTATCAACAGCGATCCCGTGTCGATCCGTGTGCTGGAATGGAACATCATCGACCGTGGCTTCAACGAAGGCCTGGTCGAACCGGCCATGCCGGTCAGAAAAACCGGCAAGACCGTCGCGATCATCGGTTCAGGACCGGCCGGTTTGGCGGCGGCGCAACAGCTGGCGCGGGCGGGACACACGGTGACGGTGTTCGAGAAGTCCGATCGCATCGGCGGGTTGTTGCGCTACGGGATTCCCGATTTCAAAATGGAAAAGTGGGTGATCGACCGGCGGCTGGAACAGATGAAGGCCGAAGGGGTGGAGTTCAAGACCGGCGTCACCGTGGGTAAAGATATGACTGGCGAGCAGTTACGCCAACAGTTCGACGCAGTCGGGCTGACCATGGGCGCCGAGATGGCGCGTGACCTGCCGGTCCCCGGTCGGGAACTCAAGGGCATCCATTTCGCCATGGAGTATCTGACCCAACAAAATAAGCGAACGGCAGGCATTTCCGTCTCCGAGGAACCAATCACCGCCAAGGGCAAACGGGTCATCATCATCGGCGGCGGCGATACCGGGTCCGATTGTCTGGGAACCGCACATCGTCAGGGGTGCAGCGAAGCCCACCAGTTTGAAGTGTTGCCGGAGCCGCCCCCGTCGCGTTCGACTTCGACGCCCTGGCCGCTTTGGCCCATGCAACTCCGCACGTCGCATGCGCACGAAGAAGGCTGCGATCGCCAGTGGAGCGTCTCCACCACCAAGTTTACCGGCCATAACGGCCATGTCACCAAGCTGCATGCCAATCGCGTCAAGTTCGAGGGCGGCAAGTTCGTGTCGATGCCGAATACGGACTTTGAATTGGATGCGGACCTCGTGTTGCTCGCCATGGGTTTCACGGGCCCGGTCAGAAACGGTTTTCTCGACAGCCTCGGCGTCACCTATGATGCGCGCGGTTGCGTCACCGTGGACGACAACTTCATGACCAACCTCGACGGCGTCTTTGCCGGCGGCGATACCAAGCGCGGCGCCTCCCTCATCGTCTGGGCCATCGCCGAAGGGCGCAAGATGGCGGCAGGCGTGGATAAGTATCTGCAAGCGAATAAGTCTGTGAAGACTGGCCGCTGAAAAATCCTCCCAGCCTCGTCTCGCTTCGCTCAAACCCTCAACGTACCTCAACCCGTACGCTTCGGGCTTTTGCTCGCTGCGGCCTAGCTGGATAGGCTATTAGAGCGGCCTGGGCTGCATAAAGATCCTTCGTTGAGACCCCAACCCGGCTGCTAATTGTCCTCTGATCCGCTAGAATGGCGCCGTGCATCAATGATGTTCTAGGCAAATTCAGCGGACCGCAAAAGTTTAGAAAGGACTCCCGCTACATTTTCTGCGGCTCTCGCCAGCGTGCCAAAACCGCAATCAGGATCGCGGTTTAT from Nitrospira sp. ND1 includes the following:
- the gltB gene encoding glutamate synthase large subunit; protein product: MNVPGLPPKQGLYDPQHEKDACGVGFVVDIKGQRSHQIVQQGLQVLESLTHRGAQGCDPCTGDGAGILLQVPHEFFKRAAKDCGIKLPGAGEYGVGMVFLPPDADARVQCETVFNRVIKDANAKLLGWRDVPVKSDAIGELARTTEPFMRQVFIARGIFTDDEFERRLYVIRKCAERAVRESAIEGREYFYIPSLSSSTIVYKGLLLPHQIPQYYQDLTDSSVTSGLALVHSRFSTNTFPTWPLAHPYRYICHNGEINTLKGNVNWMRARQGRLNTELFGEDMQKLFPIVYENQSDSACLDNALEFLVLGGRSLPHAMMMLIPEPWVANPQMDLDRRGFYEYHAAMQEPWDGPAAVCFTDGKLIGATLDRNGLRPCRYQVTTDGLVVLASEAGVLPMDPQRIRQKGRLMPGRMFLVDTVQGRIIDDEEVKADIVRRKPYRSWVAQYRISLDELPDPINVPQPDHPTIRQRQQAFGYTVEELKMVITPMVVEGQEAISSMGTDTPLAVLSDRPQLLFKYFKQLFAQVTNPPIDPIREELVMSLTTSIGPKPNLMDENPESCRRIRVKQPILTNADLQKIREINDPNFKSKTLKMLFRVAEGPEGLGAAVDDLCRQASQAIREGYKFLILSDRGVNADYAPIPSLLGVAAVHHHLVRECTRTEVGLTVETGEPRDVHHFACLIGFGAGTVNPYLVFESLVDLERDGYFPEGLDAPTAEGKFIKAINKGLLKIFSKMGISTVQSYCGAQIFEAIGLNHELIDRYFTGTPSRIEGISIREIGEETLRRHRVAYEPAPIRQLDFGGEIHYRIQGEHHNWNPDTIYKLQHATKNNDPKTFAEFSQLVNDESRRRSNLRGLLEFKFQPEAIPLDEVEPAKDIVKRFTTGAMSFGSISKEAHETLAIAMNRLGAKSNTGEGGEDPERFAPLPNGDSRNSYIKQVASARFGVTSHYLVNAKELQIKMAQGAKPGEGGQLPGHKVDENIARLRYSTPGVQLISPPPHHDIYSIEDLAQLIFDLKNANSDAAVSVKLVSEVGVGTVAAGVAKAHADKVLISGDSGGTGASPLSSIKYAGVPWELGLAETHQTLVLNDLRGRIRVETDGQMKTGRDVAIAALLGAEEYGFATAPLIIEGCIMMRKCHLNTCPVGIATQDPVLRKKFTGQPEHVVNFFFFIAEELRQIMAKLGFRTINEMVGRVDKLKIHKAVEHWKAKGLDLTPLLKMPEVGPEVSRYCVQKQDHGIADILDRKLIEQCRPAIDRGEKVTLELPIRNLNRTVGTMLSSQIAKKYGLEGLPADTITIKFNGSAGQSFGAFLSRGITLVLEGESNDYIGKGLSGGKIIVFPPKNAIYTPEETILVGNTSLYGGTQGEAYFYGMAGERFAVRNSGVRAVVEGTGDHGCEYMTGGAVAVLGRTGRNFAAGMSGGVAFVLNELDKFQSRCNLGMVELEQVTSDDDKKLLHDMITSHFMYTGSRNAKRILDGWEVILPKFVKVMPIDYKRVLAERKAAAAKVAK
- a CDS encoding glutamate synthase subunit beta, with translation MGDPKGFLKYAREGPKRKPVELRVLDWKEMYEPIAEDKLKVQGARCMDCGVPFCQGNTGCPVVNLIPEWNDLVYRGRWKDALKALHTTNNFPEFTGRLCPAPCEGACVLGINSDPVSIRVLEWNIIDRGFNEGLVEPAMPVRKTGKTVAIIGSGPAGLAAAQQLARAGHTVTVFEKSDRIGGLLRYGIPDFKMEKWVIDRRLEQMKAEGVEFKTGVTVGKDMTGEQLRQQFDAVGLTMGAEMARDLPVPGRELKGIHFAMEYLTQQNKRTAGISVSEEPITAKGKRVIIIGGGDTGSDCLGTAHRQGCSEAHQFEVLPEPPPSRSTSTPWPLWPMQLRTSHAHEEGCDRQWSVSTTKFTGHNGHVTKLHANRVKFEGGKFVSMPNTDFELDADLVLLAMGFTGPVRNGFLDSLGVTYDARGCVTVDDNFMTNLDGVFAGGDTKRGASLIVWAIAEGRKMAAGVDKYLQANKSVKTGR